Proteins from a genomic interval of Paenibacillus sp. FSL H8-0048:
- the yabG gene encoding sporulation peptidase YabG: MNLGDLVIRKSYGGDVTFRVDNILQNRAVIKGTEFRLLADSPLEDLVQVPPTRVTERGARAQIKATESLSWLRKDRQIQSQRSGESVSGSTGTWGPSPKEAAYFEVPGKVLHLDGDALYLKKSLSLYEQLRIPAEGHHVNESKMAETLYRLLPRVRPDIVVITGHDGVLKQQQNYDLYSLSSYKNSQNFVAAIRVAREYERNFDALTIVAGACQSHFEALLGNGANFASSPGRILIHALDPVYIAAKASFTSIRDTVNLSDVLSHTISGNQGMGGIETRGSFRIGMPQLQNLATLKVAPSVL; encoded by the coding sequence ATGAATCTAGGAGACTTGGTCATTCGTAAATCCTATGGCGGCGATGTGACCTTCCGGGTAGACAATATATTGCAGAATAGAGCAGTCATTAAAGGCACGGAGTTTCGTCTTCTGGCGGATTCCCCGCTGGAGGATCTGGTTCAGGTGCCTCCTACACGGGTTACCGAGCGGGGAGCGCGTGCGCAGATCAAGGCAACAGAATCACTAAGCTGGCTTCGTAAAGACCGGCAGATCCAGAGCCAGCGGAGCGGTGAGAGCGTATCGGGGTCTACGGGGACCTGGGGCCCATCTCCGAAGGAGGCGGCTTACTTTGAAGTGCCGGGCAAGGTCCTGCATTTGGACGGGGATGCGCTCTATCTGAAGAAGAGCCTGAGCCTCTACGAGCAGCTGCGTATACCGGCGGAGGGACATCACGTCAACGAATCCAAAATGGCGGAGACGCTGTACCGTCTGCTGCCCCGAGTGCGTCCTGATATCGTAGTGATTACCGGCCATGATGGAGTACTTAAGCAACAGCAGAATTATGATCTGTACAGTCTGAGCAGTTATAAGAATTCACAGAATTTTGTGGCAGCGATCCGGGTGGCCCGTGAATATGAGCGAAATTTCGATGCCTTGACGATCGTAGCCGGAGCCTGCCAGTCGCACTTTGAGGCTCTTCTGGGCAATGGTGCCAATTTCGCCAGCTCCCCGGGCAGAATACTCATTCATGCTCTGGACCCGGTGTATATCGCGGCCAAGGCCTCTTTTACCTCCATCCGGGATACGGTGAACTTAAGCGATGTACTGAGCCATACGATCAGCGGCAATCAGGGGATGGGCGGAATAGAGACGCGGGGCAGCTTCCGGATCGGAATGCCCCAGCTCCAGAACCTGGCTACGCTGAAGGTTGCACCTTCCGTGCTGTAA
- the rsmA gene encoding 16S rRNA (adenine(1518)-N(6)/adenine(1519)-N(6))-dimethyltransferase RsmA, translated as MSGIENISSPTRTKAIIQRYGFSFKKSLGQNFLIDQNILDKIVDAAGLDSTAGALEIGPGIGALTERLAMTAGAVTAVEIDRRLIPILRDVLSPYSHVKIRNDDVLKVNLQELFAEDFAGRDRVSVVANLPYYVTTPILMKLLEEKLPLDNIVVMIQKEVAERMAASPGGKEYGSLSIAVQYYSEPELVCMVPRTVFIPQPNVESAVIRLKVRERPPVEVADEKHFFDVVQASFTQRRKTIANNLKARYFPEEGRERLEALLSEAGIEPSRRGETLSIEEYARLSAVLLAAGIA; from the coding sequence ATGAGCGGTATCGAGAATATCTCGTCCCCAACAAGAACCAAAGCGATAATTCAGCGTTACGGATTCTCCTTCAAAAAAAGCCTGGGCCAGAACTTTCTGATTGATCAGAATATTCTGGATAAAATCGTGGATGCCGCCGGACTGGACAGCACAGCCGGTGCGCTTGAGATTGGGCCGGGGATCGGAGCACTGACGGAACGGCTGGCGATGACAGCCGGGGCTGTCACTGCGGTAGAGATTGACCGCAGGCTGATTCCGATTCTTAGAGATGTCCTGTCGCCATATTCCCATGTGAAGATCCGTAACGACGATGTGCTGAAGGTGAATCTGCAGGAGCTGTTCGCTGAGGATTTCGCGGGCAGGGACCGGGTTAGCGTCGTAGCTAACCTGCCGTATTATGTGACTACTCCCATCCTGATGAAGCTGCTGGAGGAGAAGCTGCCGCTGGATAATATCGTAGTCATGATCCAGAAGGAGGTTGCTGAGCGTATGGCGGCGTCTCCAGGCGGCAAGGAGTACGGCAGCCTGAGTATTGCCGTCCAGTATTACAGCGAGCCTGAGCTGGTCTGCATGGTGCCGCGTACGGTCTTCATCCCGCAGCCGAATGTGGAATCGGCTGTGATCCGGCTGAAGGTCAGAGAACGTCCACCGGTAGAGGTAGCGGACGAGAAGCATTTCTTTGATGTGGTTCAGGCCTCCTTCACCCAGCGGCGCAAGACGATTGCAAATAATCTTAAGGCCCGCTACTTTCCGGAAGAAGGGAGGGAGCGCCTGGAGGCGCTGCTCTCCGAAGCCGGAATTGAACCGTCGCGGCGCGGCGAGACGCTTAGCATTGAAGAGTATGCGCGGCTCAGTGCGGTTCTTCTGGCCGCAGGTATCGCATAG
- the rnmV gene encoding ribonuclease M5 produces MIKELIVVEGKSDTVAVKRAVEADTIETGGSAVDSRVIAKIRLAMERRGVIILTDPDHAGERIRKIVAAKVPGCKHAFIPEKDATRKGDIGIENASPEAIRHALEHVHTSFEGAPAIIGLDELMDAGLMVHPRAAERRMQLGNLLGIGYCNGKQLYKRLAMFGITREEFAQALAQIDQGGITS; encoded by the coding sequence ATGATTAAAGAGCTAATTGTGGTTGAAGGGAAAAGTGATACCGTTGCCGTTAAGCGGGCGGTTGAGGCCGATACGATTGAAACCGGGGGTTCGGCAGTGGATAGCAGGGTCATTGCCAAGATCAGGCTGGCCATGGAGCGCCGGGGTGTTATCATTCTTACCGACCCGGATCATGCCGGAGAGCGAATCCGCAAAATCGTCGCGGCCAAGGTGCCGGGCTGCAAGCATGCCTTCATCCCGGAGAAGGATGCTACCCGCAAGGGGGATATCGGAATAGAGAATGCTTCGCCTGAGGCTATCCGCCATGCGCTGGAGCATGTACATACCTCCTTCGAGGGGGCACCGGCTATCATCGGGCTGGATGAACTCATGGACGCAGGGCTGATGGTGCATCCCCGGGCGGCTGAGCGCAGAATGCAGCTTGGCAATCTGCTCGGTATCGGTTATTGCAATGGCAAGCAGCTGTACAAACGTCTGGCGATGTTCGGCATTACCCGCGAAGAATTCGCGCAGGCCCTCGCCCAAATTGATCAGGGAGGCATTACTTCATGA
- a CDS encoding 3D domain-containing protein, producing MGVFQPEVSHDSQSSSRSFALRLKQVNPRVVLLAGVASIVIALLILLYVHGLSKKEITLVIDGQVQTLETRETLFSDVLAKEQITLQAHDELSIGLSDEIKDGDRIVINTAQKFALTVDGKTETLFTTEDTIGQAIGKLGYSLEGLDKIYPSLDTAVSADMEIKIVRINKHVVQRTTNLPFRVIKTADPSLTKGTVRVAQAGKPGVMIQHIEKIYQDGELASMRMIGKEVQTVTKDKVIAIGTKPLPKPVVVTAKVSKPVTTSKSSKASAKASNVTSKAGVDFEYKRMIKNVSMTAYSSQEPGIGTRTASGTRVTEGRTIAVDPSVIPIGWWVYIEGLGFRRAEDTGGAIKGNKVDVYYDSLSHARNFGRKSRTLYVIGPVKPELN from the coding sequence GTGGGCGTATTCCAACCAGAGGTATCCCATGATTCGCAATCATCCAGCAGGTCTTTCGCATTACGGTTGAAGCAAGTAAATCCCCGCGTAGTTTTACTTGCCGGTGTGGCATCGATTGTTATCGCACTGTTAATACTGCTGTACGTACACGGTCTGAGCAAAAAAGAAATTACCCTAGTAATAGACGGACAGGTACAGACACTGGAGACGCGGGAAACGCTGTTCAGTGATGTGCTGGCTAAGGAACAGATTACGCTGCAGGCGCATGATGAATTATCTATTGGCCTTAGTGATGAAATAAAAGACGGCGACCGTATCGTGATTAACACTGCGCAAAAGTTCGCTCTTACCGTAGACGGAAAGACCGAGACGTTATTTACGACCGAGGATACCATTGGTCAGGCCATCGGCAAGCTGGGCTACAGCCTGGAAGGCTTAGACAAGATTTACCCTTCGCTAGACACCGCAGTATCTGCAGACATGGAAATCAAAATTGTCCGGATTAACAAGCATGTGGTCCAACGGACAACTAATTTGCCTTTCCGGGTCATTAAGACAGCAGACCCCTCATTGACCAAGGGAACCGTAAGAGTGGCACAGGCAGGTAAGCCTGGCGTAATGATTCAGCACATCGAGAAGATCTATCAAGATGGCGAGCTGGCATCCATGCGCATGATCGGCAAGGAAGTACAGACGGTTACCAAGGACAAAGTCATTGCCATTGGTACCAAGCCGCTTCCTAAGCCCGTCGTAGTTACTGCCAAAGTCTCCAAACCTGTAACAACCTCCAAGTCATCTAAAGCCAGCGCAAAGGCCAGCAATGTTACCAGTAAGGCTGGTGTGGATTTCGAGTATAAAAGAATGATCAAAAACGTATCCATGACCGCGTATTCGTCGCAGGAACCGGGTATTGGAACACGTACTGCCTCCGGTACACGCGTAACGGAAGGCCGCACGATAGCTGTAGATCCCAGTGTTATACCAATTGGCTGGTGGGTGTACATTGAAGGATTAGGGTTTCGCCGAGCAGAGGATACCGGCGGTGCCATCAAAGGCAACAAGGTGGATGTCTATTACGATTCGCTGAGCCATGCCCGTAATTTCGGCCGCAAGTCGCGCACACTTTATGTGATCGGACCTGTGAAGCCGGAGCTGAACTAA
- a CDS encoding TatD family hydrolase, with the protein MQLFDTHTHLDAPQFDEDREEVIARALEAGVSKMINIGFNRDTIPTTMQLAEKYDYIYAAVGWHPQDAITMKDGDLEWIASLCTHPKVVAIGEIGLDYYWDTSPKDVQHEVFRKQIGLARELKMPICIHNRDAHEDVIRILREEKAGEVGGVMHSFSGSWESAKMCLDLGFHLSFGGPITFKNARVPKEVLAQTPLDRLLIETDSPYLTPHPFRGKRNETAHVRLVAEAAAAIKGIELQELAEITYANALERFGIL; encoded by the coding sequence ATGCAGTTATTCGACACCCATACCCATCTGGACGCTCCACAATTCGACGAAGACCGCGAAGAGGTCATTGCCAGGGCACTGGAAGCTGGCGTCAGTAAGATGATCAACATCGGCTTTAACCGGGACACGATACCGACGACCATGCAGCTTGCCGAGAAATATGATTATATTTATGCAGCTGTTGGCTGGCATCCTCAGGATGCCATCACGATGAAGGACGGAGATCTGGAATGGATCGCCTCCCTGTGCACTCATCCCAAGGTGGTTGCCATCGGTGAGATTGGACTGGATTACTATTGGGACACCTCCCCTAAGGATGTGCAGCATGAAGTATTCCGCAAGCAGATCGGGCTGGCCCGTGAGCTGAAGATGCCAATCTGTATTCATAACCGCGATGCTCATGAAGATGTGATCCGCATCCTACGAGAGGAGAAGGCAGGCGAGGTTGGCGGCGTAATGCACTCCTTCTCCGGCAGCTGGGAAAGTGCCAAAATGTGTCTTGATTTGGGCTTCCATCTTTCTTTTGGAGGACCGATTACGTTCAAGAATGCACGTGTGCCCAAAGAGGTGCTTGCCCAGACTCCGCTGGACCGGCTGCTGATCGAAACCGACTCCCCATATCTGACTCCGCACCCCTTCCGGGGCAAGCGAAATGAGACTGCTCATGTGAGACTGGTAGCGGAGGCGGCCGCGGCAATAAAAGGGATTGAATTACAGGAATTGGCGGAAATTACGTATGCGAACGCACTGGAACGATTTGGAATACTATGA
- a CDS encoding HD domain-containing protein, which yields MKQPLSEEKVFKDPVHNYIHVQDTIIWRLINTMEFQRLRRIRQLGTSYLTFHGAEHSRFSHSLGVYEITRRIISQFERSGYKDWMPEERLLTLCAALLHDLGHGPFSHSIEEAFEMDHEDWTCRIILEDTEITAILRDVAEDFPGKVASVISKTYEHEIVVNLVSGPLDADRMDYLLRDAYYTGVNYGTIDIDRILRMLRPYDGRVVVKESGMHAIEDYLMSRYQMYWQVYFHPVTRSSEIILRQILRRAKELVQQQHAFRFMIEPLSDLFSGEVTVGQYLLLDEALMQTAFMQWTLEEDEILSDLCSRFIHRKLYKYVEMEHLDADTIGEIRRSFAGAGLRPDYDLEIDYPTDLPYDVFRPGDGFDSKQILLLDKHERLREISEVSDIVRSISGIHRGRHHLYFPQDRLQKALPQLPASIAEIFAK from the coding sequence ATGAAGCAACCGCTGTCAGAAGAGAAGGTATTTAAGGACCCGGTTCACAATTATATCCACGTACAGGACACTATTATCTGGAGACTGATCAATACTATGGAGTTCCAGCGTCTGCGGCGCATCCGGCAGCTGGGCACCTCCTATTTGACCTTTCATGGGGCGGAACACAGCCGGTTCTCCCATTCTTTGGGGGTATATGAGATTACGCGGAGGATTATCTCCCAGTTTGAACGGAGCGGCTACAAGGACTGGATGCCGGAGGAGAGACTGCTTACCCTATGTGCGGCACTGCTGCATGATTTGGGGCATGGCCCCTTTTCACATTCTATAGAAGAAGCTTTCGAAATGGATCATGAAGACTGGACCTGCCGTATCATTCTGGAGGATACAGAGATCACTGCTATTCTGCGTGATGTGGCTGAAGATTTCCCCGGTAAAGTGGCCTCGGTCATCTCTAAAACCTATGAGCATGAAATTGTTGTCAATTTGGTGTCGGGACCGCTTGATGCTGACCGGATGGATTATCTGCTGCGGGATGCCTATTATACAGGGGTGAATTATGGAACCATCGACATCGACCGGATTCTGCGGATGCTGCGTCCTTATGACGGCCGGGTGGTTGTGAAGGAATCGGGGATGCATGCGATTGAGGATTACCTGATGTCGCGGTATCAGATGTACTGGCAGGTCTATTTCCATCCGGTAACCCGCAGCTCAGAGATTATTCTCAGACAGATTCTCCGCCGGGCCAAGGAACTGGTGCAGCAGCAGCATGCCTTCCGTTTCATGATCGAGCCTTTAAGTGATCTGTTCAGCGGAGAGGTAACGGTCGGGCAGTATTTGCTGCTGGATGAAGCCTTGATGCAGACTGCCTTCATGCAGTGGACGCTGGAGGAGGATGAGATCCTGAGCGACTTGTGCAGCCGGTTTATCCATCGTAAACTGTATAAATATGTAGAGATGGAGCATCTCGATGCAGACACAATTGGCGAAATCCGCCGCAGCTTTGCCGGTGCGGGACTCCGGCCCGATTATGACCTGGAAATTGATTATCCCACCGATCTTCCTTATGACGTATTCCGTCCGGGAGACGGCTTTGACAGCAAGCAGATCCTGCTTCTGGACAAGCATGAGCGGCTGAGGGAAATCTCCGAGGTCTCGGATATTGTCCGCTCCATCAGCGGTATTCACCGCGGCAGACACCATCTGTATTTTCCGCAGGATAGGCTGCAGAAAGCCCTTCCACAGCTGCCGGCGTCCATCGCAGAGATTTTTGCCAAATAA
- a CDS encoding AbrB/MazE/SpoVT family DNA-binding domain-containing protein — MMKSTGIVRKVDELGRVVIPIELRRTLGIGEKDALEIYVDGERIMLKKYEPACIFCGNAENVTYFKGKIVCHECISAIPTPVTN; from the coding sequence ATGATGAAATCAACAGGAATTGTACGTAAGGTAGATGAGCTTGGACGGGTCGTTATTCCAATTGAATTGCGTCGCACCCTGGGCATTGGAGAAAAAGATGCGCTCGAGATTTACGTGGACGGTGAGCGGATCATGCTTAAGAAATACGAGCCTGCTTGCATTTTCTGCGGCAATGCTGAGAATGTAACTTACTTCAAGGGTAAAATTGTTTGCCATGAATGCATTTCGGCTATCCCTACCCCTGTGACAAACTAA
- the rsmI gene encoding 16S rRNA (cytidine(1402)-2'-O)-methyltransferase, producing MTIQCQSSFQNNNDGVKPEGCGSLYLVATPIGNLEDMTYRAVRMLKECDIIAAEDTRQTRKLLSHFEITPSMLFSYHEHNKAASGPELIRYIIEGKNLALVSDAGLPAISDPGADLVALAVSQKIPVIPVPGANAALSALIASGLPTASFTFIGFLPRERKDIRAVLTPLRSAQGTLLFYESPHRVAKTLVHLQEAFGNRRITLARELTKRYEEFLRGSIEECLAWLEEHPPLGEYVIVLEGESKEEAELAESSWWRQLSTGEHVAHYETLGLTRKDAMKKAASDRGLSKRDIYNELLERS from the coding sequence ATGACCATACAATGCCAAAGCAGCTTTCAAAATAATAATGACGGAGTGAAGCCCGAAGGATGCGGAAGTCTGTATCTGGTGGCTACGCCGATTGGCAATCTGGAAGATATGACATATCGTGCAGTACGCATGCTGAAGGAATGCGATATTATCGCCGCTGAGGATACTAGGCAGACGCGTAAGCTGCTGAGCCATTTTGAAATTACACCGTCCATGCTGTTCAGTTACCATGAGCATAACAAGGCTGCCAGTGGACCGGAGCTGATACGCTATATAATAGAAGGTAAAAATTTGGCACTCGTCAGCGATGCCGGTCTGCCGGCGATTTCCGACCCTGGTGCTGATCTGGTAGCTCTGGCTGTCAGCCAGAAGATTCCGGTGATTCCGGTGCCTGGGGCGAATGCAGCATTGTCGGCTTTGATTGCCTCAGGACTGCCTACGGCCAGCTTTACATTCATCGGCTTCTTACCTAGGGAGCGCAAGGATATCCGTGCCGTTCTGACACCTCTGCGTTCTGCCCAAGGGACACTCCTCTTCTATGAGTCCCCGCACCGCGTTGCCAAGACCCTTGTTCATTTGCAGGAGGCCTTCGGCAACCGCCGGATCACACTAGCGCGTGAGCTGACTAAGCGGTATGAGGAGTTCCTGCGCGGAAGCATTGAGGAATGTCTGGCCTGGCTGGAGGAGCATCCCCCGCTTGGCGAATACGTGATCGTGCTGGAGGGAGAGAGTAAAGAGGAGGCCGAGCTGGCCGAGTCTTCCTGGTGGCGCCAGCTTAGTACCGGGGAACATGTGGCTCACTATGAAACCTTAGGCTTAACGCGTAAGGATGCTATGAAAAAGGCAGCGTCCGACCGTGGTTTGTCCAAGCGTGATATTTATAATGAACTGCTGGAGCGGAGTTAG